The Pseudomonas fluorescens genome includes a window with the following:
- a CDS encoding FecR family protein, with protein MMDSRECPCGQDRVRDAAAQWFVRLQAPAMSVEERQRFEAWLDEHANHRDEIQLLQGIWSATDLLPKERLRALCEPPAERPKRRPLLRYAVAAGLFAVALGLGLFSGLSSSTDYSGEYTTALGERRHIALPDGSMIDLNSRSRVRIQFAHHQRRVELVEGEALFSVEHDAGRPFTVDAGNGQVTVTGTRFDVRRDADKTRVAVAQGSVKVQGRAAPPAQLAILTAGLGTQIDAQGKVATPYAVNAEALTAWRNGKLVFNNAPLKEVAEEVSRYRTHPLRVGSAAVGDLRLTSVFRADDPEALLKALPNILPVAVRSLDDGSQEIIAR; from the coding sequence ATGATGGATAGCCGTGAATGCCCGTGCGGGCAGGACAGGGTTCGCGACGCGGCGGCGCAATGGTTCGTGCGCCTGCAAGCGCCCGCCATGAGTGTCGAGGAGCGCCAGCGTTTCGAAGCCTGGCTGGACGAACATGCCAACCACCGTGACGAAATTCAATTGCTCCAGGGTATCTGGAGCGCCACGGACCTGCTGCCCAAGGAACGCCTGCGAGCGCTGTGCGAACCTCCCGCCGAACGCCCCAAGCGTCGGCCGCTGCTGCGCTATGCCGTCGCCGCCGGACTGTTCGCGGTGGCGCTGGGGTTGGGGCTGTTCAGCGGTTTGAGTTCTTCCACCGACTACAGCGGCGAATACACCACCGCCCTTGGCGAGCGTCGGCACATCGCCTTGCCGGACGGCTCGATGATCGACCTCAACAGCCGCAGCCGGGTGCGTATTCAATTTGCACATCATCAACGTCGGGTGGAACTGGTCGAAGGCGAGGCCTTGTTTTCGGTCGAGCATGATGCCGGCCGACCCTTCACCGTCGATGCGGGTAACGGCCAGGTGACGGTGACCGGGACGCGCTTCGATGTGCGCCGCGATGCCGACAAGACCCGGGTGGCGGTGGCGCAGGGCAGCGTCAAGGTCCAGGGACGCGCCGCGCCCCCGGCTCAGTTGGCCATACTGACAGCGGGTCTCGGCACCCAGATCGATGCCCAGGGCAAAGTCGCCACACCTTACGCGGTCAACGCCGAGGCGCTTACTGCCTGGCGCAACGGCAAACTGGTGTTCAACAACGCGCCGCTCAAGGAAGTGGCCGAAGAGGTTTCCCGTTATCGCACTCACCCCCTGCGGGTCGGCAGCGCGGCGGTGGGCGACCTGCGCCTGACCAGCGTGTTCCGCGCCGACGATCCCGAGGCACTGCTCAAGGCGCTGCCGAATATTCTGCCGGTGGCCGTGCGCAGCCTGGATGACGGCAGCCAGGAAATAATTGCGCGATAA